Genomic segment of Parabacteroides pacaensis:
CGGGTTACTCTTGCGGGACAAGATATTTGGAATACAGCGGAAAAACAATTACATCGTCCTGTTAAAACGGTACCTGATTTTAATTGGGATACAGCTTATGGAAATTATTTAAAAGGGCGTGATTTAAAAGGATTACGATTGTATGACCAAGCTGAAGTTCATATAAAAAGGTCGTTGGAATATGATGCAAATTATCTTCCGGCTTTGACGGAGATGGCTGCATTGTATTATTACCGGATGGAATATGACTCTGCTTACCGATATGCAAAGAAAGCATTGTCGATTGACCAATATGATGCGAAAGCTAATTATGAGTATGCACGTGCAGCCCGCCAACTTGGTTTTTTGTATGATGCTTTGGATGGTTTTGAGTTAGCAACTTTAACAGTTCCTCTAAGAAGCGCTGCTTATACAGAGTTGAGTCGTCTATATTTAAAATGTAAGGTTTATGATAAATCGCTGAAGTATGCGGAAAAAAGTTTAGTCAATAATGCATTCAATCTAAGCGGTCTACAATTACTTTATTTAGGTAATATAGGTAAGGGAAGAAAGCAAGAAGCTCAAAAAATTCTTGAACAGATAGAGAAAATAGATCCGTTGAGTCATTTTGTGCGTTTTGAAAAATATTATAGCGATCAAACTCCTTTCTTTAAAACGGCTTTTTTAGATAATATGAAATCTGAACTTTCAGTACAAGAAGTCCTAGAGTTAGTGGTGATGTATCATTCTTTAGGAATGAACGAACGGAGTAAGTGCCTTTTGTCTTTATATCCTTATCCCAATGTGGAAATGAGGTACTGGCAGGCATATTTATGCCGGGAGACGGAAGATGCTAAACATTATTTGAAATTAACCCAAAGTTCGTCTCTTGATTTTGTGTTTCCTTTCAGAGAAGAAAGCAAAGCTGTTTTTGAATGGGCCTTAAGTATGGAGCAGAATTGGAAAACGCAATATCTTTTAGCATTATTGCATGTGTCTAGAAATAATCGTGAAAAGGCTATTCGTTTATTATCGAATGTGCAGACTCCGGATTATTCTCCGTTTTATTCTTTACGGGCGTCTTTAACCAATGCTAAGAAACTCAAAAAGAATGATTTAATTCGCGCAGTACAGCTTTCTCCTGATAGTTGGAGATCTTGTCATCAGTTAACTCAGTTTTATCTGGCTAATCAAGACTATACCAATGCTCTTAAGGTAATAGAACCTTTTTATAGTAAACACAAGGATCATTTTCCTACCGGAAGTTTATATGTGAGAGTTTTGATGGGAAATGAAAAATATGAATCTGCGGAACATGTTTTATCTCATACTTATATATTGCCATTTGAAGGAAAACGAGATGGGAGATTGCTTTATCAGGAAATCAAACTGGTATTGGCGATACAAGCATTAAAAAAAGGAGAATTGAAAAAAGCTGTGAAAAAAGTAAATGAAGCATTGTGTTGGCCTCGTAATATAGGAATAGGTAAACCCTATGAAGATGTAATAGACACACGTATGGAAGAATGGTTAATGGCTTTGTGCCTAATGAAAGATGGAAAGCAAACACAGGCAAATAACCATTTACAAAAGGTGGCTTATTCTAAATTTAGTAATAGCTCTATCAATGCTTTATTGCAAGCGTTAGCCTTATATAAGTTAAATGAAAAAGAGAAAAGTCAACGTATGTACGAGAATTGGGCTAAATCTCAAAAAGAGGATAATAGAAAAGCCTGGGGAAAAACTTTTTATGAGGGAAACAAAGAGAAAGATTTTCCGTTCGATGAGGAAAATTTGACTAGGATGGCTAAGTTAATTTCTGGAACAAAAGATGTTCGGTTATTTTAATGTCTAATAAATTAATAGTAAATCGTTATGCAAAAAATTCAAATTGTAATCCTGTTTAGTTTGATGATCGGATTCCAATCGTGTATGGAACAACCGCAAATCCGTATATATCAAGTGGATACTTTGAAAAAAGTATTCAAGGAACAAACTTATTTTAGAGATGAGGTGGATACCGTTTGTGTAGCTCGTGGTGAAATAGCAAGTGTCCAAATGGTGGTAAAAGCTTTATGTGATATTGAGGATATGAGAGTGGATGTGGAAAATGTTACGTCTCCTAAAGGTGATATACTTACGGGAGTGACTTGCGGATGGGTCGGATATGTATCCGTCGGGCGTTCGTATACCCCGCCTTCCTCTATGATTCTTCGTTCTGTGTCCGGATATTTTCCAGATCCTATCTTACCGGACTCGGCTTTTTCGATTGAAAATAATGAAGTCCAACCTTTATGGCTTACTATTCCGATTAAGAATTCGGACCAACCGGGAATGTATAAAGGAATAGTAAAAATAACAGGAAAAGTGAAAGGAAGAGAGTATTCTTGGAAAAAAGACTTCCATATTCGCGTATATCCGGTTGTTTTGGATAAATCTTCTTTGTTTATCTCCAATTGGTCAGCTCATTTTAACCCGATAATTTTAGGGTATCTGAATAATAACGAGGATGTAGAAATTTATTCGGATTTGTATTGGAGTTTAATAAAAATGCATGCTAAGATCATGGCGGAACACAGGCAAAATGTTCATCGTATTTATCCTGTCTGGCATACAAAGTATACCTACAAAGATGGAAAATATGGATTTGATTTTTCTCGTTTTGACAAAGAAGTAGACATATTTGACAAAGCGGGAGCTTTAGAACGAATAGAAGGTGGGCATTTAGCATGGCGATCCGGTTCTTGGGATAGCCCTTTTTTTGTAGAAGTGCCATTACCGGATAATCAGGATACGAAAACTTTATTACCAGGCACAAGCCCTTTAAAAGTGGAAAATGGGATACGTTTTGTTAAATTACCTATTGATGATGAGCGTACTCAAAATTTTTTAAGTCAATTTCTTCCGGCATTAAGATTGCATTTAGCGGAAAAAGGATGGTTGGATAAATATATGCAACATATTGCAGATGAACCTACTTCTAAAAACTCGGATTCTTACCGGTTAATTAGCAAATATGTGAAACAATACTTGCCGGAAGTAAAAATATTGGATGCTGTACTTACGTCTAAAGAGTTGGCAGGAACCATTGATGTCTGGATCCCTGTATTGAATGTATTACATACAGATTTTAGTTTCTATCAGGACTTACAGAAAACAGGAAAAGAGATTTGGTTTTATACCTGTGTGGGACCAAAGGGAAATTATGCCAATCGTTTTATAGAATTACCTTTAATCCAAACACGTCTTTTACATTGGATCAATTATAAGTATAATGTTACGGGTTATTTGCATTGGGGTCTTAATTATTGGCAAAAAAATCAATTACAAACAAATGCGGATAGAGATGCCGGAAAACTTCCGGCGGGAGATAACTGCATTATTTATCCGGGATATAGAAAATTATATACATCGATTCGTTTTGAAACGATGAGAGACGGGATAGATGATTATACTTTACTTAAAATGATAGAGAAAAGAAATCCACAGAAAGCTAAGGAATATGCAAATTCTCTGATCCTAAATTTTAATGAGTATGATAATTCTGTTACTTTCTTTAGAAAGGTTAGGAAAAATATGTTGGAGTTATTAAGTAGTTATTGAATAGGTTAGAGCGTAAAATTGTATAGCGGATTCGCCATATCGCAGATTATTATTATATTTGTTCGTGGTAATAATAAAGGTATAGCAAAAACAAAATATCATGAAAAACAAATTATTATTCCTTTCCGGAGGATTGGTTTTTTCGGGAATTAGTATGGCTGCTGATTACACTAATTTTGTTTTGATTAATCTGGATGATGTAGGGTATGGCGATTTTTCTTTTAATGGGGCTTATGGGTATACAACGCCGAATATAGATAAAATGGCTGCGGAAGGAGTGCGTTTTACCCATTTTTTGGCCGGTCAACCCATTAGCGGTGCTTCTCGTGCCGGGTTGTTGACTGGTTGTTATCCGAATCGTATTGGTTTTGCAGGTGCTCCGGGTCCGGATTCTAATTATGGCATTCACCCGGATGAGATGACGATGGGAGAGTTATTGAAACAAAAAGGATATAGCACAGCTATTTTTGGTAAGTGGCATTTGGGAAGCCAAAAAGAATTTCTTCCTCTACAAAACGGATTTGACGAATATTACGGCTTGCCCTATTCCAATGATATGTGGCCGAACCATCCTCAACAAGGAGAAATATTTAATTTTCCGGATTTGCCTACTTATGACGGAAATGAAGTCGTGGGATATAATACGGATCAATCCCGTTTAACGACAGATTATACCACTCGCTCGGTTAATTTCATAAAGAAAAATAAAGACAAACCTTTTTTCCTTTATCTGGCACATAATATGCCTCATGTACCACTAGCTGTTTCTGATAAATTTAAGGGCAAAAGTGAGCAGGGCTTATATGGGGACGTAATGATGGAAATCGATTGGAGTGTGGGTGAAGTGCTGAAGACTTTGCGTGAACTGGGACTGGAAGAAAATACATTGGTTATATTGACGTCGGATAATGGCCCTTGGGCAAATTATGGAAATCATGCCGGTTCCGCCGGAGGCTTGCGGGAGGCAAAAGCGACTACTTTTGACGGAGGAAACCGGGTTCCTTGCGTCATGTATTGGAAAGGAAAAGCCATTCCCGGAACAACTTGTAATAAATTAGCTTCTAATATTGATTTGTTTCCGACATTTGCCGAGATTAGTGGTGCGTCTTTACCGTCTCGTAAGATTGACGGAGTGAGTATTTTGTCATTGATTAAAGGTGAAAAAGAGGCGAATCCGCGTGAGTCGTTTGTGTATTATTACAATAAAAATGATTTGGAAGCAGTGACCGACGGCCGGTTTAAACTGGTATTTCCTCATAAATATGTAACTTATGGGGCGTATGTTCCGGGGAATGACGGTCTGCCGGGTAAGTTGACGAATCTGGAATTATATAAGTCCGAGCTATATGATTTGCGGCGTGATCCCGGCGAACGTTATAATGTAATTACCCAGTATCCGGAAGAAGCCTCTAAATTGATGAAAATTGCAGATCAGAAACGCAAGGAACTAGGAGATAATTTAATGCGTATGAAAGGAACTGAAAGACGGGAACCTGCATTTTTATCTAAATAAGGGTATGACAAAAGGAAATTAAACATAGAGATGCAGAGACACAGAAAGTTTAAAGTGCTTATAAAATTTCTGTGTCTCTCTACCTTTCCCAATGATTTTTTAAATGACGAATTTTGGCACTTCTTTATTACTTCATGAGTAATAATAGTACTTAACAGTATAGTCGAAACAAAATATGACAAAAAGATAAAAAGAAATATTTTTTACACTAGCATTAATTTTTGACAGAATGTCAAATAAGGTAGGTGAAGAATTTAATATACCGTACTAATGTACAGGATGGTTATTTTTATCGCATTCTCCAGAAGTTTAATATTGACATATTTCTTTTATTATAGACATTGGTAAACTCTTTATTCTGTAATAAATGGATATATTTGTTCTTTTTGTTTTTATATATAGATTTTTGCAATGAATTAGATAGCTAATTTATTTCATATAAATCTTCTAAATAGAAAGGAAATGTGCAATAAAACACTTCTATTTGTGAAGAATTATTATGGTTTTTACCAAATAATTATAGTTATTTTGCAAAAAATGCTCCATGATGTTCTTGTTAAAACATCATGATGTTTCGAAAAGAACATCATAATGATTTTAGAAAAACATCATGATGTTTTTTTGGAGGGCTTTTGAAGGAGTTATTTGTTAATAAATNTAGTTATTTTGCAAAAAATGCTCCATGATGTTCTTGTTAAAACATCATGATGTTTCGAAAAGAACATCATAATGATTTTAGAAAAACATCATGATGTTTTTTTGGAGGGCTTTTGAAGGAGTTATTTGTTAATAAATCACAGCAAAAAGTGTTCTATTTGACCGGTTTCTTCTTATACAAGAGTTAGAATAAAATCCAAAAATGAGATTTATTGTTACCTATATATGTATATTACTTACTTTTTGATATTCTTGAATGGAGCGTTTTTAGCCTATCTAATACTTCATTATCATAGAATAAAATTTCCCGTTTTATATCCAGAATGAAATAACGAGAAATATA
This window contains:
- a CDS encoding sulfatase family protein yields the protein MKNKLLFLSGGLVFSGISMAADYTNFVLINLDDVGYGDFSFNGAYGYTTPNIDKMAAEGVRFTHFLAGQPISGASRAGLLTGCYPNRIGFAGAPGPDSNYGIHPDEMTMGELLKQKGYSTAIFGKWHLGSQKEFLPLQNGFDEYYGLPYSNDMWPNHPQQGEIFNFPDLPTYDGNEVVGYNTDQSRLTTDYTTRSVNFIKKNKDKPFFLYLAHNMPHVPLAVSDKFKGKSEQGLYGDVMMEIDWSVGEVLKTLRELGLEENTLVILTSDNGPWANYGNHAGSAGGLREAKATTFDGGNRVPCVMYWKGKAIPGTTCNKLASNIDLFPTFAEISGASLPSRKIDGVSILSLIKGEKEANPRESFVYYYNKNDLEAVTDGRFKLVFPHKYVTYGAYVPGNDGLPGKLTNLELYKSELYDLRRDPGERYNVITQYPEEASKLMKIADQKRKELGDNLMRMKGTERREPAFLSK
- a CDS encoding DUF4091 domain-containing protein, producing the protein MQKIQIVILFSLMIGFQSCMEQPQIRIYQVDTLKKVFKEQTYFRDEVDTVCVARGEIASVQMVVKALCDIEDMRVDVENVTSPKGDILTGVTCGWVGYVSVGRSYTPPSSMILRSVSGYFPDPILPDSAFSIENNEVQPLWLTIPIKNSDQPGMYKGIVKITGKVKGREYSWKKDFHIRVYPVVLDKSSLFISNWSAHFNPIILGYLNNNEDVEIYSDLYWSLIKMHAKIMAEHRQNVHRIYPVWHTKYTYKDGKYGFDFSRFDKEVDIFDKAGALERIEGGHLAWRSGSWDSPFFVEVPLPDNQDTKTLLPGTSPLKVENGIRFVKLPIDDERTQNFLSQFLPALRLHLAEKGWLDKYMQHIADEPTSKNSDSYRLISKYVKQYLPEVKILDAVLTSKELAGTIDVWIPVLNVLHTDFSFYQDLQKTGKEIWFYTCVGPKGNYANRFIELPLIQTRLLHWINYKYNVTGYLHWGLNYWQKNQLQTNADRDAGKLPAGDNCIIYPGYRKLYTSIRFETMRDGIDDYTLLKMIEKRNPQKAKEYANSLILNFNEYDNSVTFFRKVRKNMLELLSSY
- a CDS encoding DUF5107 domain-containing protein — its product is MANKICVLILFICLCTYSSQGQGESQLKEYEMEYKTYLFSDPNPLPLFGKIYPYYRYDGYTRKAQYVAWKVVELENDYLRIKIFPQIGGKIWSVYDKVAKRELFYDNDVVKFRDISLRGPWTSGGIEFNYGVVGHSPSCSFPVNYLTRKNPDGSVSCFIGVLDLLTRSRWWVEINLPKDKGWFTTSSFWHNSTDGFQPYYNWVNAGVTAKDDLIFIYPGTHVIRHDGVTFPWPIDEERNKNLAVWSENNFIGSKSYHITGNYSLYFGTFWAKDNFGMMHYAERDAKVGRKIFSWALSDEGKIWEELLTDQRGQYVELQSGRLFNQNMVQSSLTPYKQVQFDPYATDVWTEYWFPYKDTDGVSEVSLSGVVHIQEKSDTLFLKFSPLQNICDTFCFYDSKGILFSEKSVNLSVAKTYSTYVIVPNGCKINRVTLAGQDIWNTAEKQLHRPVKTVPDFNWDTAYGNYLKGRDLKGLRLYDQAEVHIKRSLEYDANYLPALTEMAALYYYRMEYDSAYRYAKKALSIDQYDAKANYEYARAARQLGFLYDALDGFELATLTVPLRSAAYTELSRLYLKCKVYDKSLKYAEKSLVNNAFNLSGLQLLYLGNIGKGRKQEAQKILEQIEKIDPLSHFVRFEKYYSDQTPFFKTAFLDNMKSELSVQEVLELVVMYHSLGMNERSKCLLSLYPYPNVEMRYWQAYLCRETEDAKHYLKLTQSSSLDFVFPFREESKAVFEWALSMEQNWKTQYLLALLHVSRNNREKAIRLLSNVQTPDYSPFYSLRASLTNAKKLKKNDLIRAVQLSPDSWRSCHQLTQFYLANQDYTNALKVIEPFYSKHKDHFPTGSLYVRVLMGNEKYESAEHVLSHTYILPFEGKRDGRLLYQEIKLVLAIQALKKGELKKAVKKVNEALCWPRNIGIGKPYEDVIDTRMEEWLMALCLMKDGKQTQANNHLQKVAYSKFSNSSINALLQALALYKLNEKEKSQRMYENWAKSQKEDNRKAWGKTFYEGNKEKDFPFDEENLTRMAKLISGTKDVRLF